In the genome of Persephonella sp. KM09-Lau-8, one region contains:
- the dcd gene encoding dCTP deaminase produces MILKAKQIKELIDIGSIEIDPFDEELQLQPSSIDLRISDRFYRFPKELEPELQILDPKNPYLNILEKDYISDKGIVVEPKRFFLVDCMEYISVPDNIAIFIQPKYRLTRLGLQLLNTGWMEHGFEGNITLCLYNTNEFPIRIFAGMSLVHIFFEKS; encoded by the coding sequence ATGATTTTAAAAGCTAAGCAGATTAAAGAATTAATAGATATCGGTTCTATTGAGATAGACCCCTTTGATGAGGAGCTGCAGTTGCAGCCCTCGTCCATTGATTTAAGAATATCTGACAGATTTTATAGGTTTCCGAAAGAGCTTGAGCCGGAATTACAAATCCTTGACCCTAAAAATCCATATCTGAATATACTGGAAAAAGATTATATATCCGACAAAGGTATAGTAGTTGAGCCTAAAAGATTTTTCCTTGTAGATTGTATGGAATATATATCTGTGCCTGATAATATCGCAATTTTTATCCAGCCAAAATACAGACTTACAAGACTTGGACTGCAACTTTTGAATACAGGCTGGATGGAACATGGATTTGAAGGGAATATAACACTATGTCTTTATAACACAAATGAATTTCCTATAAGGATTTTTGCAGGAATGTCCTTGGTTCATATTTTCTTTGAAAAATCATAG
- the elbB gene encoding isoprenoid biosynthesis glyoxalase ElbB, translated as MKVGVLLAGCGVFDGAEIHEATLTLYFLDKEGAEIVCMAPNIPQKEVINHLTGDKMDETRNVLVEAARIARGNIKDINEVSADDIDALIMPGGYGVAKNFSNFLEKGAEADVIPEVKRLLVEMFEKGKPIGAVCISPVIVAAALREAKAKLTIGSDEDVAKAIEAMGQQHLVCPVSEALVDEEHKIVSTPAYMEGKTIKDVAEGIEKLVKEVLRLARK; from the coding sequence ATGAAAGTAGGAGTATTACTTGCAGGATGTGGTGTGTTTGATGGTGCTGAGATACATGAGGCAACACTCACACTTTATTTCTTAGATAAAGAAGGTGCAGAAATTGTATGTATGGCACCTAATATTCCACAAAAAGAGGTTATTAATCATCTTACCGGCGATAAAATGGATGAAACAAGGAATGTCCTTGTTGAAGCTGCCAGAATAGCACGAGGAAATATAAAAGATATTAATGAGGTATCTGCTGATGATATTGATGCACTTATAATGCCCGGTGGATATGGAGTTGCCAAAAACTTCTCAAACTTCCTTGAAAAAGGTGCAGAAGCAGATGTTATTCCAGAAGTGAAAAGACTTCTTGTTGAGATGTTTGAAAAAGGAAAACCAATAGGTGCAGTGTGTATTTCTCCTGTTATTGTCGCGGCAGCATTAAGGGAAGCCAAAGCAAAATTAACAATTGGTAGCGATGAAGATGTGGCAAAGGCTATTGAAGCAATGGGACAGCAACATCTGGTATGCCCAGTATCTGAAGCCCTTGTTGATGAAGAACACAAAATAGTATCTACTCCAGCATATATGGAAGGAAAAACAATAAAGGATGTTGCTGAAGGTATAGAAAAATTAGTTAAAGAAGTTCTCAGACTTGCCAGAAAATAA
- the atpC gene encoding ATP synthase F1 subunit epsilon: protein MYQLEVVTPKGIVFQGEVEQTVINTSDGEIGVLENHMLLLTNVVPGKLRIERENEEPIEFAVTYGNIDVRGDRVIVLVEEAFGIEEINVEQEKQILEEAKAKLEQKETLSLEEIEHYEKLRERAEVLLELAGVKVR, encoded by the coding sequence ATGTATCAACTGGAAGTTGTAACTCCAAAAGGAATAGTTTTTCAAGGAGAGGTTGAACAGACAGTTATAAACACATCAGATGGAGAGATTGGTGTTTTAGAAAATCATATGCTTCTTTTAACAAATGTTGTTCCAGGAAAATTAAGAATAGAAAGGGAAAATGAAGAGCCAATAGAATTTGCAGTTACTTATGGAAATATTGATGTTAGAGGCGATAGGGTTATTGTTTTAGTTGAAGAAGCGTTTGGTATAGAAGAAATAAATGTTGAACAGGAAAAACAAATTCTTGAGGAAGCAAAAGCAAAATTAGAACAAAAAGAAACACTTTCCCTTGAAGAAATAGAGCATTACGAAAAACTTAGAGAAAGAGCAGAAGTATTGCTTGAGCTTGCAGGTGTAAAAGTCAGATAA
- a CDS encoding methyltransferase — MEIKPSQEEVLTPFIRGKVQVIQSKSGYRFNVDSVLLAAFINIPDKPSKLIDLGTGSGIIPVLLSLKYKNVELYGVELQESLFAQAWKNFQLNKIKGQVFKGDIREIRRIFRPESFDYVVFNPPYHKPPESVEYTEKNIARYELEGNVRDFIKAASYLLKNKGKLFMVFPAGRLSTVISLLLDKQIYPKRYRFIHPTLEEKATHFLLEAVKGANPEGEIIEKPLIMYKDPKNKIYTPEVEFILEKFTEE; from the coding sequence ATGGAAATAAAACCATCACAGGAAGAAGTCCTTACCCCTTTTATCAGGGGTAAGGTTCAGGTCATTCAAAGCAAATCAGGTTATAGATTTAATGTTGACAGCGTTTTACTGGCAGCTTTTATAAATATTCCAGATAAACCATCAAAACTTATAGACCTTGGGACAGGCTCAGGAATAATTCCTGTTTTACTATCTCTAAAATATAAAAATGTTGAATTATATGGTGTTGAACTTCAGGAAAGCCTCTTTGCACAGGCATGGAAGAATTTTCAGCTTAATAAGATTAAGGGACAGGTTTTTAAAGGAGATATTAGAGAGATAAGAAGAATTTTCAGACCAGAAAGCTTTGATTATGTTGTTTTTAATCCACCTTACCATAAACCGCCTGAGAGTGTTGAATATACAGAGAAAAATATAGCCAGATATGAATTAGAAGGAAATGTCCGAGATTTTATAAAAGCAGCTTCCTATCTGCTTAAAAATAAAGGCAAACTTTTTATGGTTTTTCCTGCAGGAAGGCTATCTACGGTGATTTCACTTCTACTTGATAAACAGATTTATCCAAAAAGATACAGATTTATCCATCCAACACTTGAAGAAAAGGCTACCCATTTTCTATTAGAAGCTGTGAAGGGTGCAAACCCTGAAGGAGAAATAATAGAAAAACCCTTAATCATGTATAAAGATCCAAAAAACAAGATATACACACCGGAAGTGGAATTTATTCTGGAAAAATTTACGGAGGAATAA
- a CDS encoding DUF3817 domain-containing protein has translation MDKNSLQALAKISIIEGISLLILFFIAMPLKYIWGYKIATLIFGSIHGILWLAFLYFLYQARQKNNLDNQFVIKMLIFSVLPFGFIPMEKMIKERLEPFSQTAQN, from the coding sequence ATGGACAAGAATTCTTTGCAGGCACTTGCAAAAATATCAATTATTGAAGGAATATCCTTGCTGATACTATTTTTTATAGCAATGCCCCTTAAATATATCTGGGGATATAAAATAGCAACACTAATATTTGGCTCAATCCATGGAATTTTATGGCTTGCATTTTTATATTTCTTATATCAGGCAAGACAGAAAAATAATCTTGATAATCAATTTGTAATAAAAATGCTGATATTCTCTGTTCTTCCTTTCGGATTTATCCCTATGGAAAAAATGATAAAAGAAAGGTTAGAACCCTTTAGTCAAACAGCACAAAATTAA
- a CDS encoding 2,3-diphosphoglycerate-dependent phosphoglycerate mutase, whose protein sequence is MSKLVLVRHGQSIWNLQNRFTGWIDVPLTEKGKEEAYKAGELLKDIRFDVAYTSMLTRAQETLRIILETIGLAIPVIKDQALNERHYGALQGLNKDRAREKWGKEIVHLWRRSYDIPPPEGESLKDTAERTIPFLERAIMGDILDGRDVLVVAHGNSLRSIVMYLEKLSPEEIIKVEIPTGTPIVYELDENGNIINKEIRHLEG, encoded by the coding sequence ATGTCAAAACTGGTTCTTGTTAGGCATGGACAATCAATATGGAACCTTCAAAATAGATTTACAGGATGGATAGATGTTCCTCTTACAGAAAAAGGAAAAGAAGAAGCTTACAAAGCAGGAGAACTGCTGAAAGATATCAGATTTGATGTTGCTTATACTTCAATGCTTACAAGAGCACAGGAAACCCTCAGAATAATACTGGAAACTATAGGACTTGCTATACCAGTCATAAAAGACCAGGCTCTCAATGAAAGACACTATGGAGCACTCCAAGGGCTTAATAAAGATAGAGCGCGAGAGAAATGGGGGAAAGAGATAGTTCACCTGTGGAGAAGAAGTTATGATATTCCTCCACCGGAAGGGGAAAGTCTTAAAGACACAGCAGAAAGAACCATCCCATTTTTAGAAAGGGCAATAATGGGAGATATTTTAGACGGTAGAGATGTTCTTGTTGTTGCCCATGGAAACTCCCTCAGGTCAATAGTTATGTATCTGGAAAAGCTTTCACCTGAAGAAATCATAAAAGTAGAAATACCAACAGGAACACCTATCGTTTATGAACTTGATGAAAATGGAAATATCATAAACAAAGAAATCAGACATTTAGAGGGCTAA
- the tpiA gene encoding triose-phosphate isomerase produces the protein MNYLVAANWKMNKTVGETLEYLEVFLPSVKDLMHIDIMIAPPFTALSSASIKLDAAKKEGEYNVKLGAQNMYYVDKGAFTGEISPLMLTELDVEYVILGHSERRHIFGEKDDLINKKVIAALEHGLRPILCVGETIEEREQGKTLSVVERQIRNGLAGVEMDMVYIDIAYEPVWAIGTGVNATPEQAEEVHRFIRSLINEISKGNDHKTRILYGGSVNEKNARDLIKEPNINGFLVGTASLDPERFYKIITEVLEV, from the coding sequence ATGAACTATCTTGTAGCTGCAAACTGGAAAATGAACAAAACCGTTGGGGAAACCCTTGAATATTTAGAGGTTTTTCTACCTTCTGTAAAAGACCTTATGCATATTGATATAATGATTGCTCCACCTTTTACGGCATTGTCCTCTGCTTCAATCAAACTGGATGCAGCTAAGAAAGAAGGAGAGTATAACGTAAAACTTGGTGCCCAAAATATGTATTATGTGGATAAAGGGGCATTTACCGGTGAAATATCCCCCTTAATGCTCACCGAATTAGATGTTGAGTATGTGATACTTGGGCACTCAGAAAGAAGACATATCTTTGGTGAAAAAGATGACCTGATTAACAAAAAAGTAATAGCAGCCCTTGAACACGGTCTAAGACCTATTTTATGTGTCGGAGAAACAATAGAAGAAAGAGAACAGGGAAAAACCTTATCGGTTGTTGAAAGACAAATCAGAAACGGTCTTGCCGGTGTTGAAATGGACATGGTTTATATAGATATTGCTTATGAGCCTGTATGGGCAATAGGAACAGGAGTTAATGCAACTCCCGAGCAGGCAGAGGAAGTTCATAGATTTATCAGGTCTCTTATAAATGAGATATCTAAAGGAAATGACCATAAAACACGAATTTTATATGGTGGTAGTGTTAATGAGAAAAATGCCAGAGACCTGATAAAAGAGCCAAATATAAATGGGTTTTTAGTTGGCACAGCCAGTCTTGACCCTGAAAGATTTTACAAAATTATTACCGAAGTTCTGGAGGTTTAA
- the secG gene encoding preprotein translocase subunit SecG encodes MEILFTILSILLVIDAVLLIIIVLMQKTKGAEIGAIFGSGAAAAVLGAGASNILTKITYWLGGIFLFLVFALSYIHHKSVTSGSVVTDIPAQQTPVEKHQEQTK; translated from the coding sequence ATGGAAATACTTTTTACTATACTCTCTATTCTGCTTGTCATAGATGCTGTCTTACTTATTATCATAGTTCTAATGCAAAAAACAAAAGGTGCTGAGATTGGAGCTATTTTCGGTTCAGGTGCAGCTGCAGCTGTCCTGGGAGCAGGTGCTTCAAATATTCTTACAAAAATAACATACTGGCTCGGTGGAATATTTTTATTTCTTGTATTTGCACTTTCTTATATACATCACAAAAGTGTAACATCAGGCTCCGTAGTAACTGATATCCCTGCACAACAAACACCTGTAGAAAAACATCAGGAGCAAACAAAATGA
- a CDS encoding DUF3157 family protein codes for MRKALIILSSISIFSFSFAQTLEERVQQLEKKVQQLEERLNKLENKQEKTGIISTSEITDVIVSSPEQKIIPYKVLSKKFKPKALKESLWDRNDKIILKMEFKNNLNKEINNINGKVIIYDKDGKELMSTKVNVNKALNFFSGTTIKPGETVKMNVEFVYDKNKPEDRKVKEASLNDLVVKFYPLKIEFADGTTKYIKYKR; via the coding sequence ATGAGAAAAGCATTAATTATTTTATCCTCAATCTCTATATTTTCCTTTTCATTTGCCCAGACCCTTGAAGAAAGGGTTCAGCAATTGGAAAAAAAAGTTCAACAACTGGAAGAAAGACTGAACAAACTTGAAAATAAACAGGAAAAAACAGGTATTATATCAACCTCAGAAATTACAGATGTTATAGTTTCTTCCCCAGAACAAAAAATAATCCCGTATAAAGTTCTCTCCAAAAAGTTTAAGCCTAAAGCCTTAAAAGAAAGTCTCTGGGACAGAAACGACAAAATAATTCTTAAAATGGAATTTAAAAATAACCTGAATAAAGAAATAAACAATATAAACGGCAAAGTTATTATTTATGACAAAGATGGTAAAGAACTTATGTCAACAAAGGTTAATGTGAATAAAGCTTTAAACTTTTTCTCCGGAACAACCATTAAACCCGGGGAAACGGTAAAAATGAATGTTGAGTTTGTTTACGATAAAAATAAACCTGAAGATAGAAAGGTTAAAGAAGCAAGCCTCAATGACCTTGTGGTTAAATTTTATCCACTTAAAATTGAGTTTGCAGATGGAACAACAAAATATATCAAATACAAGAGGTAA
- a CDS encoding RNA methyltransferase, whose protein sequence is MKNSHVFISVVHYPAVNKDKKWVVTSFTTLDFHDIARPARTYELGGYYIVQPLEAQQFVISEQIKYWTEGFGSTFNPRRAEAAKLVRLVSSITEAMEKIKEETGKTPKLIATSAKKYPQTISYREMAEIISKREDVFLILMGTGWGMPEELVSSCDYILEPILGAGEYNHLSVRNASAIVLDRLFSPNRC, encoded by the coding sequence ATGAAGAACAGCCACGTATTTATTTCGGTAGTCCATTACCCTGCTGTCAATAAGGATAAAAAATGGGTTGTTACATCTTTTACGACCCTTGATTTTCATGATATAGCAAGACCGGCAAGAACTTATGAGCTTGGTGGTTATTATATAGTTCAGCCCCTTGAAGCCCAGCAGTTTGTTATTTCTGAGCAAATAAAATACTGGACTGAAGGATTTGGCTCAACATTTAATCCAAGAAGAGCAGAAGCAGCAAAACTGGTCAGACTTGTTTCTTCAATAACAGAAGCAATGGAAAAAATAAAAGAAGAAACAGGAAAAACTCCAAAGCTTATAGCCACATCTGCAAAGAAATACCCACAAACTATTTCTTACAGAGAAATGGCCGAAATAATAAGTAAGAGAGAAGATGTATTCTTAATACTGATGGGAACAGGTTGGGGTATGCCTGAAGAACTTGTAAGCAGTTGTGATTATATCCTTGAGCCTATATTAGGTGCAGGAGAATATAACCACTTATCTGTTAGAAACGCATCTGCAATAGTATTGGACAGACTTTTTTCTCCAAACAGGTGCTAA
- the mraY gene encoding phospho-N-acetylmuramoyl-pentapeptide-transferase, whose amino-acid sequence MLYHIFYQLFDINLFKYITFRGFYALITSFLISLVIGPYIIQKLKVFQKKEGGYVRDYTPEWHELKKYTPTMGGILIIITVLFSSLLWCRLDNFYVWIVIFALLSFALIGGWDDYLKITRKKGISSKAKFTAQLIFATLIAVALYFYPGFDTNLYLPFFKNIHINMGLLYIPFMIFIIVGTSNAVNLTDGLDGLAIGPSLIAIASFAFFAYVAGHSKLAAYLHLPHIAGSGELTVFLMAFLGAGLGFLWYNSFPAEVFMGDAGALSIGAVLGTVAIITKQEIILAIVGGIFVVETLSVIIQVAYYKATGKRLFLMAPIHHHFEKKGIKEPKIVTRVWIISILLAIIALSTLKIR is encoded by the coding sequence ATGCTGTATCACATATTTTACCAGTTATTTGATATCAATTTATTTAAGTATATTACATTTAGAGGTTTTTATGCTCTTATTACTTCTTTTTTGATATCGCTTGTTATAGGTCCTTATATCATTCAAAAACTAAAAGTATTCCAGAAAAAAGAAGGTGGTTATGTTCGGGACTATACACCTGAATGGCATGAATTAAAAAAATACACTCCAACAATGGGTGGAATTCTTATTATAATCACTGTGCTGTTTTCTTCCCTTTTGTGGTGCAGACTGGATAATTTTTATGTATGGATTGTTATTTTTGCCCTTTTATCATTTGCCTTGATAGGTGGCTGGGATGATTACCTGAAAATCACAAGAAAAAAAGGAATATCTTCAAAAGCAAAATTTACAGCCCAGCTGATTTTTGCAACCTTAATAGCAGTTGCCCTTTATTTTTATCCTGGGTTTGACACTAATCTTTATCTGCCGTTTTTCAAAAATATCCATATAAACATGGGGCTTTTATATATACCATTTATGATTTTTATTATTGTTGGCACTTCCAATGCTGTTAATCTTACAGATGGTCTTGATGGCCTTGCAATCGGGCCCTCATTAATTGCTATAGCATCTTTTGCATTTTTTGCTTATGTAGCAGGACACTCTAAACTGGCTGCATATTTACATCTTCCCCATATTGCTGGTAGTGGAGAGTTAACAGTTTTCCTTATGGCTTTCTTAGGAGCCGGTCTTGGCTTCCTGTGGTATAACTCTTTTCCAGCAGAGGTTTTTATGGGGGATGCCGGAGCTCTGTCAATAGGTGCTGTTTTGGGAACTGTAGCTATTATTACAAAGCAAGAAATTATTCTTGCAATTGTTGGTGGTATATTTGTTGTGGAAACTCTGTCTGTTATTATTCAGGTTGCATATTATAAAGCCACAGGAAAAAGACTGTTTCTGATGGCACCAATACATCATCATTTTGAAAAAAAGGGTATAAAAGAGCCTAAAATAGTCACAAGGGTATGGATAATATCTATTCTTCTTGCAATAATAGCCCTTTCTACTCTAAAAATCAGATAA
- a CDS encoding RtcB family protein — MEKIKSLINLEEIEPEALKQIHDVASLDIVKKLAIMPDVHAGYDLCIGGVALVDGHISPSFVGYDIGCGMCFVDTGIKTEEIFKTKKDREKVAQEIYKEIPVGKNIRKKPLDYTPFRSASGDKNLNKKVNDKLFHSLGTLGSGNHFIEIGENLEGNVCITIHSGSRNIGHSIASYYMKKGRFLPVDSFWGQAYIEDMNFALEYALENRLTMMKKILQILGFTEKEIKKLIDKKLINENHNHAVLTEEGVLHRKGATPAEKGQYGIIPANMKDGVYVTVGLGNKEFLSSASHGAGRVLSRRKAKETIDLKEFKKVMEQADIVAKVNEKTIDEAPFAYKDINKVIQAQDGVVIKVVDVVKPLVNIKG; from the coding sequence ATGGAAAAGATAAAAAGTCTGATAAATCTTGAGGAGATAGAGCCTGAGGCATTAAAACAGATACATGATGTAGCTTCCCTTGATATTGTAAAAAAGTTAGCAATTATGCCTGATGTCCATGCCGGATATGACCTTTGCATAGGTGGTGTTGCACTGGTTGATGGGCATATATCCCCTTCCTTTGTTGGATATGATATAGGTTGTGGAATGTGCTTTGTGGACACAGGTATAAAGACTGAGGAGATTTTCAAAACCAAAAAAGACAGGGAAAAAGTTGCACAGGAGATATACAAAGAAATACCTGTAGGCAAAAATATCAGGAAAAAGCCCCTTGATTATACACCTTTCCGTTCAGCTTCAGGGGACAAAAATCTGAATAAAAAGGTAAATGACAAACTATTTCATTCACTTGGGACACTGGGAAGTGGCAATCATTTTATTGAGATAGGGGAAAATCTTGAGGGGAATGTATGTATTACTATACACTCAGGTTCAAGGAATATAGGACACTCTATAGCCTCTTACTATATGAAAAAGGGTAGGTTTCTACCTGTAGATAGCTTCTGGGGTCAGGCTTATATTGAGGATATGAACTTTGCCCTTGAGTATGCCCTTGAAAACAGACTGACAATGATGAAAAAAATCTTACAGATTTTAGGATTTACAGAAAAAGAAATTAAAAAATTGATAGACAAAAAGTTAATCAATGAAAACCATAACCATGCAGTTCTTACAGAAGAAGGGGTTCTTCATAGGAAAGGTGCAACCCCTGCAGAAAAAGGTCAATACGGAATAATCCCTGCCAATATGAAAGATGGTGTTTATGTGACGGTAGGGCTTGGTAATAAAGAGTTTTTATCTTCTGCTTCCCATGGGGCAGGTAGAGTATTATCCAGAAGAAAGGCAAAGGAAACAATAGACCTAAAAGAGTTCAAGAAAGTTATGGAACAGGCAGATATTGTGGCAAAAGTCAACGAAAAAACCATTGATGAAGCTCCATTTGCTTATAAAGATATTAACAAAGTAATTCAAGCACAGGACGGAGTTGTTATAAAAGTTGTTGATGTAGTTAAACCTTTAGTGAATATAAAGGGATAA
- a CDS encoding ABC transporter permease, which yields MNIGVIKAYILKEITELVRSKFIILVYLFPTMVMLLFGYGIRMEVTHSRTVILDYDQSKLSYQLVSKFEHSKYFDTTVSYEPENRILDRMKQGKVDILIIIPEGFEKRLLKGQKTEIAAFIDASFPLRGVTMQSYVEGMILNAASSYLKNIPVKNLIIINHRNLFNQSMRDENAIVPGLLGIILLVAPAILSALLIVKEKEMGTIFNFYSSPVRKIDFLIAKLLPVFFLHSINIFILFLWATYLFKVPFKGSFFIFWLVSEIYVLISVAIGLLVSVITRTQIVALIATIIITVIPGFLYSGILMPISSMTGEAYIEAHLFPVMYYNHIIYDSFLIGQGFSSTKNIVYFLIMIGYAATLLTAGSILMKKELR from the coding sequence ATAAATATTGGAGTTATAAAAGCTTATATTCTAAAAGAAATTACAGAACTGGTCAGGTCAAAGTTTATCATTCTTGTGTATCTTTTCCCTACGATGGTCATGCTCCTGTTTGGCTATGGCATCAGAATGGAAGTCACACATTCAAGAACAGTTATTCTGGATTATGACCAGAGTAAACTTTCTTATCAGCTTGTATCCAAATTTGAACATTCTAAATATTTTGACACTACCGTTTCCTATGAACCAGAAAATAGAATCTTAGACAGGATGAAACAAGGTAAAGTTGATATTCTAATCATAATCCCTGAAGGATTTGAAAAAAGATTGCTAAAAGGTCAGAAAACAGAAATAGCAGCCTTTATTGATGCCTCTTTTCCACTACGGGGAGTTACTATGCAAAGTTATGTTGAGGGAATGATACTTAATGCTGCTTCTTCTTATCTGAAAAATATTCCTGTGAAAAACCTAATCATAATAAACCACCGTAATTTGTTTAACCAATCTATGAGAGATGAAAATGCCATAGTCCCTGGTTTACTGGGAATTATTTTGCTGGTTGCCCCTGCTATTTTATCGGCTTTACTCATTGTTAAGGAAAAAGAGATGGGCACTATTTTTAACTTTTATTCTTCTCCTGTTAGAAAAATAGATTTTTTGATTGCAAAATTACTGCCTGTATTTTTTCTACATTCAATAAATATTTTTATTCTGTTTTTGTGGGCTACTTATCTGTTTAAAGTGCCATTTAAGGGCAGTTTTTTTATATTCTGGTTAGTTTCAGAAATTTATGTGCTGATAAGCGTAGCTATTGGCCTGCTGGTTTCGGTAATAACAAGAACACAGATAGTTGCTTTAATTGCAACAATAATTATCACAGTAATCCCAGGATTTTTATATTCGGGAATACTTATGCCTATATCATCTATGACAGGGGAAGCTTATATTGAAGCCCATTTGTTTCCCGTAATGTATTACAACCATATTATTTATGACTCTTTTCTGATAGGACAGGGATTTTCTTCAACTAAGAATATTGTTTATTTTCTTATCATGATTGGATATGCGGCAACTTTGCTTACTGCAGGTAGCATTCTAATGAAAAAGGAACTGAGATGA
- a CDS encoding ABC transporter permease codes for MVGLIFESDFGKSLYKNGKTQLNVLLDSTAAAQAFITLTYLQNIVMNFSQLKFPVELKIHKIFNQNADTRKFISFSEFLSVLTLIGVILSAVVFVREKENGTWDIMLLMPVDSKLIIFAKSFSQIIITMIGTILSVGLILFGVFDVPMNGNFWVFIVFTFVYLLSVSGIGLFIASVAQNMLQVAQLSVIIMMPIIFLSGAWTPIYSMHPAVQYLSYLSPLRYYIEGSISIFFRGIPSVDLTIYFVALTILSVALYIFGFRKIGKLF; via the coding sequence ATGGTGGGTCTAATATTTGAATCTGATTTTGGAAAATCTCTCTATAAAAACGGAAAAACACAGCTTAATGTTTTGCTGGATTCTACAGCTGCAGCACAGGCATTTATAACTTTAACTTATTTGCAAAACATAGTGATGAATTTTTCACAGCTGAAATTTCCTGTTGAACTGAAAATTCATAAGATTTTTAACCAGAATGCAGATACCAGAAAATTTATATCTTTTTCTGAATTTTTATCGGTCTTGACACTTATTGGTGTTATCTTATCTGCTGTTGTTTTTGTTAGGGAAAAAGAAAACGGAACATGGGATATAATGCTTCTAATGCCTGTTGATTCAAAACTTATTATTTTTGCTAAAAGTTTTTCCCAGATTATTATCACAATGATTGGCACTATTTTAAGCGTTGGTCTGATTTTATTCGGTGTATTTGATGTGCCTATGAATGGCAATTTCTGGGTTTTTATTGTTTTTACATTTGTTTATCTGCTTTCTGTTAGTGGAATAGGACTTTTTATTGCATCTGTGGCACAAAATATGCTTCAGGTGGCACAGCTCTCTGTAATTATTATGATGCCTATTATCTTTCTCAGTGGTGCATGGACACCGATATACTCAATGCATCCTGCAGTCCAGTATCTTTCTTACCTCTCACCTCTTAGATATTACATTGAAGGAAGTATCAGCATATTTTTCAGGGGAATTCCGTCTGTAGATTTAACAATTTATTTTGTGGCGCTGACAATTTTAAGTGTAGCTTTATATATCTTTGGATTTAGGAAAATAGGAAAGCTGTTTTAA
- a CDS encoding VOC family protein: MEFKVHHIAVSVSDMGKAVEFYSILGFKEIAGYKDDNLEIKHLYLNGFILELFCFKEHIGKELLELWEDLKRIGVKHFALSVPDIHKAKKYLSDEGIIQEDIEIKKGRTGILYFFIKDPDGNFVEIVEDKRNIKL, translated from the coding sequence ATGGAATTTAAGGTTCATCATATTGCTGTGTCAGTTTCGGATATGGGAAAAGCCGTTGAGTTTTACTCAATACTTGGTTTTAAGGAGATAGCTGGCTACAAGGATGATAATCTGGAGATTAAGCATTTATATCTAAATGGATTTATACTTGAGCTTTTCTGTTTTAAAGAGCATATCGGCAAAGAACTTCTTGAACTATGGGAAGACTTAAAAAGAATTGGTGTTAAACATTTTGCTTTGTCTGTTCCTGATATACATAAGGCAAAGAAGTATCTATCGGATGAAGGCATAATTCAGGAAGATATAGAAATAAAAAAAGGTAGAACAGGGATTTTATACTTTTTTATTAAAGACCCAGACGGGAATTTTGTTGAGATTGTAGAAGACAAAAGAAATATCAAACTTTAG